ACGTAGTTTTGGTTGCTTCGCCGGACCTTCAGAAAGACTGGAATGAGGGCGCCGATGACGGCGAGGCCAACAACAATGGACACAATGATGGGGAGAAAATCGTTCACTCTCCCAGTCTCTCACGGGGCCTGCCGGCATTGGCTCTCCTGCTGCGTGTGAGAAACTCTTCTTTGATGCCAATGACTAGTCCCCGTGCCAATAAGGTCTCTGACCCAACCAAAGTGAAGTTGCCTCGAGAGATCAAGGTGCTGGTTGCTGCCGCTTTCCTGATCGCCATTGGTTTTGGCATTGTGGCACCTGTTCTGCCCCAATTTGCGCAAAGTTTTGATGTCAGTGTGACCGCCGCAGCAGTGGTGGTCAGCGTCTTTGCCTTCACGAGATTGCTCTTTGCCCCGCTCAGTGGATGGCTTGTGGAGCGGATGGGTGAGCGACGCACCTATATTTTGGGGATCCTGATTGTAGGAGCATCCTCCGCGGCCTGTGCCTTTGCCCAGAATTATTGGCAATTGTTGGTCTACCGCGGGCTTGGCGGTATTGGTTCAACCATGTTTACAGTGGCCGCTATGGGTCTTTTGATCCGGATGGCTCCACCCAAGGCGAGAGGTCGCATTTCTAGTTTGTACGCCGGTTCTTTCCTGTTGGGCAATATTGCCGGGCCTGCTGTGGGTGGGCTGTTGGCAGGGTTTGGAATGCAGTTGCCGTTCCTGGTTTACGCCGGGGCACTAGTGCTGGTGGCCATTCTTGTAGCCACCTTCCTTCCGGCTGCTCTTCCCATTCCGGTGCATGAGCGTGCTCAGGCTGCGCTGAAGAAACAGGTTCTGCCACTGCGTGATGCACTGGCAATTCCTGCCTACAGGGCGGTACTGACCTCCAGTTTCGCTAATGGCTGGTCCGCCTTCGGCATTCGAATGGCATTAGTTCCACTCTTTGCCACTGCGGCGTTGGGTGCCGGACCGGAAGTTGCCGGTATCTCTCTGGCCGTGTTTGCTATCGGCACCGGTGTTGCCCTCACGTTCTCCGGCAAGTTG
This genomic window from Arthrobacter sp. TMP15 contains:
- a CDS encoding MFS transporter; protein product: MTSPRANKVSDPTKVKLPREIKVLVAAAFLIAIGFGIVAPVLPQFAQSFDVSVTAAAVVVSVFAFTRLLFAPLSGWLVERMGERRTYILGILIVGASSAACAFAQNYWQLLVYRGLGGIGSTMFTVAAMGLLIRMAPPKARGRISSLYAGSFLLGNIAGPAVGGLLAGFGMQLPFLVYAGALVLVAILVATFLPAALPIPVHERAQAALKKQVLPLRDALAIPAYRAVLTSSFANGWSAFGIRMALVPLFATAALGAGPEVAGISLAVFAIGTGVALTFSGKLADTWGRKPMILSGLVVNGIAMCVLGFTGEVFWFFVISAIAGLGSGLMGPAQQASVGDVIGNDRSGGKVLATFQMSSDLGAIIGPIAAGFLVDLFSYGVAFSMAGAVALVSILFWLRAKDTQQL